The nucleotide window CCCACTCCAGACCAGAAAATTCATTGGCATACACGAAATTACACCAAGAGTTTTAGGGGGTGGGGGCGTGGGGGAGGAGACCCTTTTTTAGAGCATTTAGCTTTGATAAAAGTTAAATGCTCTAACGCTGCACGAGAGTGCAGCGCGCCACAACGTGGCGTGGATTCAGCCGGAAATCACATTTTTCGGCTGAATGAAACCTTTGAAATGTGAAGCATTTCAAAGGTAATCTGGTCTAAAAGGGTCCCTCCCCCACAAAGCATTTCACCAAAACCTCGCCCCAAAACCTCGCCCCGGAATACGCCCCGCAGGCGCACCCGGCAGAGGCATTCGTTTGCCCGCTGCTACTTGGTAAACAGGATAAGGGCGATCATTTCCAGGTCTTCAGTGCCGCTGTTGAGTATGCCGTGCACTTCGCCGTCGTTACAGACAGTGACGTCGCCGGCTTTGACCTGCATGGACGTGCCGTTGTCGTCATAGGTTCCCTGGCCTTTGAGCACATAGTAGATTTCCAGTTCGCCGTTGTGCTTGTGACTGCCGATGGCGCAGCCGGGCTTGAGGTTCACCACGTTGAACAGGCGGCCCTTGCCGACCAGGCCTTCTTCATTGACGATCTTGGTGAACTTGGTGGTTCCGGGGCCGCCGAACATTTCTTTTTCAAATCCGTCCAGAGCATCAGCGCGATAGATCATATGTTCTCCTTGTGCCTTGTGTTTGGCTGCGGCCCTGGCGGGGCTGCAACTGTAACGCATAACGGCCCCTGCCGGTGGCGGGCCGGGCCGGACGCGTTTTGCCTTGCCTATGATTCGTCTTCGTCATCCTCGGCCTTGCTCGGTGCGGGCTTGGCCGTTGCGCCGTCCGCTCCCGCCGGGGCGGATGGCCTGCGCCGGGGACGCCTGGTGGGCCGCCTGCTTATCGGTTGCTCCGATGCCGGGCGGGCGCTTTTCAGGCGTGGCGCAATATCCTTGATGTGGATATCCAGCTGCGGGAAGGCCACTTCAATACGCTGTTTGCGGAACTCTTTTTCTATTTCCAGGCGGATGTCCGACGCGGTGGAAGAGCCCACGTCATAGTCGCGTACCCAGAAGGTCAAACTGAAATCAAGGGTGCTGGCGCCAAAGTCCGCAAAGTTCACGGCTGGCGGGGGGTACTTGAGCACATTGCTGTTGGCGTTGGCCGTGCCCAGCAGGATGCGCATGACTACGGCAGTGTCGCTGCCGTAGGCGACGCCTATCTTGATCTCCTTGCGCACGGTGCGGCTGTTGCGCGTCCAGTTGATGAGGCGGCTGGCCACAAATTCCGAGTTGGGCACGATGATCAGGGCATTGTCAAAGGTTTCCACCATGGTGGCGCGCACGCTGATCTTGCGTACCCGCCCCTGGGTGCCGCCCACTTCCACCACGTCGCCAGCCTGCAGCGTACGGCTGAAAATCAGGATGAGGCCGGAAAGGAAGTTGTTGACGATGGTCTGCATGCCAAAACCGATACCCACGGAAAGACCACCAGCCACCATGGCGAGGTTGCTCAGTTCCATGCCAAGGGCCTTGAGCACGAAAAGGCCGAAGAAGCACCAGAGGGCGTAGGAAAACGCCGTCTGAATGGGGGGAATGAGGGTAGCGTCTATTTGCAGGCCCTGCTTGGGCAGGCGGCCCAGAAAGCGCGAACCCATGCTCACGGCAGTGCGCGTGATGTAGAAGGCGCTGACGATCATGAGCAAATGCAGGATGTTGAACTGCGTTGCCCCCACATTGACGCCCCGCAGGATGTAGTATTGCAGCAGGGGCAGGCCGCCGGGCAGGGTGCCCACCCACAGGGTGACGCCCATAAAGGCCACAACCAGCACCACGGGAGCGGCCAGAGCCACGGCCATGTGGGCCAGAGCGGCGCGCACGCCCTCCTGGGGCAGCTTTTCGCTAATGGTGGTCACAAAGCTCATGCCGCCCAGAGACAGCTGCAGCGCCAGGGAGCAGGACACAAAGCAGAGGTAGAGCACCATGCTGTACAGGTGCAGGCCGAAGATGCTCATGACGAGGCATATCCACAGCACCACGGGTTCTGTTTCCAGCACGGATGTTTCCGCGTGCAGGGGGCCGAGGTCCTGTTCCTTGCGGCGGCGCATGCGGACAATGTCCACAATGAGCAGGGCCATCCAGATAAGAACCACCAGCGGCTTGACCAGCGGCAGGTACACAAGCACGTAGGCGCACAGGGTCAGCGGGATAAGATGCCAGAGGGGCGAGCGCTCGAGCTGCACCTCGGGATATTTGAGCCGCCGCAGATCCCAGGCCAGATATATCTGGGCCACAATGAGGCTCAGGTTGCCGAATGCCAGAAACAGCCTGAAAAACTCGCCCGACGCGGACAGCGAACTGCCAAGAAGGGCCAGGCCCACACAAAGCCAGGGCAGGGTTACATGAAAGATGTGTCTGACCGCAGGGGTGGATTTTTCGTTGAGCCAGCGGCGTGAGAACATCACGGTAATGACGCCCGTGAACAGCAGGCAGACGAAAAACCGCAGCACGGCTGTGCCCCAGCTTTCCAGCGTGATGGGCACCTCAACGGGGATGCGCAGCATCATGCCCTGATAGGAATAGGTCATCTGCTTGGAAAAATCCGTCCAGGCCGACGCGCTGAGCCAGGGAACCGGCTTTTGCAGATAATAGTCCTTCCACAGGGCGGGAAGCTGGGTGGCGATTTCTTCGCGGGTTTTTTCCAGCCGGTTGAGCAGGGACAGCGAAGGGGCCAGGGCCGTGTCGTACTGGGCCAGCACCGCTGTAAGCCGCAGGCGGGTCATGGCAAGCGAGCGGATGTATTCCTGCATTTCAGGGCTCAGGCGCTCATCGTGCAGGTCTTCGGGCAGGCTGTCGGCAAGATAGCTGATGCGCTCAAGCAGGGCCTGCGACTCCCCGCGCGCGGCCATCAGGGGCGCGAGGATCTTGTTCACTTCCGTGATGGTCACCGTCAGACGGCGGCTGACGGCCTCCATGGCGTTGGGCCAGTTTTTATAGGTATTGCTCAACACAAGCAGACGGCGCGCCTCTTCAATAAAGGGCTGCACCTTTTCGCTCACGTTGAAGGCGCGGTCGCCAAAGGAGTCGCTCATGGCCAGAGCCTTGGCGTTGACCTCGTCAAGCATGTTGTGCTGGTTGCTCCAGACCATGGCCCAGGGGTCGTGCAGCACGCCGCCTTTTTCCTCTTCCGGCTCGGCTGCCTGCTCGTCGCCCTGCGCCTCTTTTTTGTCGGTTCCGGCAGGGCGGGCTTCACCCTTGTCGGTCTTGGGCGCGGCGGCTTCTTTTTTATCGGTCTTGGGCTTGGGCGCGGGCTTTTTTTCGACCTTGGGCTTGGAGGGCTCTTTTTTCTCCGGCTTTTCCGCTTTTTCCGATTGTGACGCGGAGGTTGCCGCGCCGGATTCGGCCGGGGGCGTGACAGACGAAGCAGAGGCGGCCGGGGCCGTGGCAGACGAAGCAGAGGCGGCCGGGGGCACGACAGACGAAGAAGAGGCGGCCGGGGCCGCGCCTTCGGGGCTTACGGGCACGGCAACCGGGGGTTCCGGCCGCGCGGCGGGCGCGGGCGTCGTGTCGGCGCTACGGGCAGGGCTGACGCCTGCGGGGGCGGCATTGTCCTGTTTGGGTTTTTCGGTGGTGGTGGCCGGTTCTTGCGGCGCGGCCGCGTCGGCGGCCAGTGCCCGCTGTTCCGTCATGAAACAGCACAGGATCAGCAGAAAAAAAGCAAGAAAACGGGATATGGAGTGCATGAACGACCTCAAGAGGATATGCCGGATTTTTCATCACTGCCCGAAGGGGGATTTCTCCCGTGGGCTGCAGGAAAACGGCGTAACATCATTGCCATTACACCGTTCTGAATGCATACGCCAAGATCCGGACTTTGAAAAGAGCGCAAGGGCGGCAGAAGTCCGGCGGCCCGGTGCGTCATGCGCCTGCCCCCCTGTGCACGCCGCAATGACGCCGATGACGTGTCCGTGATGACGTGCCTGTGCATAACGTGGCGCGTATGACGTGACCGTATTGCCGTTGAACGCGCGAAAGGCCCGCGCGCCCGCGCGGGAGTGCGGCATGCCCGAAAACAGACATGCAGGCACATCCATGTGGCAAACTTGGGAGACGCAGCGGCCTTGCAGGACTGTGCGCAGGAATTCTGGCGCGTTCGGGGCTGGACAAGGCGACCGCACAGCGGCATATTCTGCCAATGGAAAAACCGTCAGTTTCAGCCCATGCCGTGCCCGTGGCTCTTGCCCGTTGCGAAGGTTACGACCGCCGCTCCCTTGATCAACTGGTGGGGGAAGTGCTGGACGCCGCCCGCATTGCGCAATCCTGCTCCCTCAAGGTGGGAACCAAGGTGCTTGTGAAGCCCAACCTGCTCATGGGCAAGTCGCTGGCGTGTACCTCGCCGGGGGTGGTGGCCGCCGCCTGCCGCTGGTTGCGCGACCACGGTGCGCAGATGGCCGTGGCGGATTCGCCGGGGTTTGGCCGTGCGAGGTCGGTGGCGCGCGCCATCGGGCTTGAGAGCGCCCTGCGCCCTCTGGGCCTTGACGTGCGCGAACTTGACAGACCCGTGCCCGTAACGCTGCCACTACCGCAAGGATCCCGGTCAGCGCATACCGGCAAGGGGGGGACGCGCTTTCATGTGGCGCGCGCCGTGCATGAGTGTGATTTCATTCTTTCCCTGCCGCGCGTCAAGGCGCATAGCCAGATGCTGCTCACCTTTGCGGTCAAGAACTGTTTTGGCTGCGTGAGCGGGCTGCACAAGGCTGTGGCCCATGCCCGCGAGGGGCGCGACCCTGCATATTTTGCGGACTGCCTGGCCGCCCTGTGGGCCGTTTTGCCGCCAGTGGCGGCTCTGGCTGACGGCGGCGTGGCCATGCACGTCACCGGGCCGTCCGGGGGCAAGCCTTTTGTGCTGCATTTGATGGGGGCCAGCGCCTCGGCCGTGGCCCTGGACGAAGCCCTGTACGCGGTTTTCGGGCTTGCGCCCGAGGCCGTGCCTCTTGGGGCCGCCCTGGTGCGCCGCAAGGCGCAGGGCAGCGCCGCGTCTGGCACGGAAGTGACCTTTCCCCTGTTGCGGCCCGAAAATTTTGACGCGCGCGGTTTTGAGCTGCCTAGGGAACTTTCCCACACGTCCTTTCATCCCGCACGTTTTGTGCAGAGTTGTCTACGCCGCATCATCGCAGCCGTTAAAAAATAAGTGAGCCGAACATGCCCAGAATACTTCCCGGTGAAACGGATATATACGCCATCACGGATTCGCGTCTTTCCCTTGGCCGCCCGCTTGAAGAAGTGGCCTCAGCCCTGTTGGGGGCAGGCGTGCGCATTTTGCAGTACCGCGAAAAGTGCTTCAAGGGCGGTGAAATGCTTGAAGAATGCCGCCTGTTGCGCCGCCTGACCAAGGAGGCCGGAGCCTGCTTTATCGTCAATGACCACATCGACATAGCCATGCTGGTCAAGGCTGACGGCGTGCACGTGGGGCAGGAGGATCTGCCTGTGCCCGAAGTGCGCAGTCTGGTGGGGCCGGACGTGATCATCGGCCTTTCCACGCATGAGCCGGAGCAGGCGCTGGCTGCCAGGGGCCTTGGGGCAGATTATCTGGGAGTGGGGCCCATTTTCGCCACGCAGACCAAGGAAGACGTGGTGGCCCCCGTGGGCTTTGACTATCTGGACTGGGTTGCCGCCAACATCGATCTGTCCTTTGTGGCCATTGGGGGCATCAAGACCCACAATATCGGCGATGTGGCGCGCCACGGCGCGCGTTGCTGCTGCCTTGTGTCCGAACTGGTGGGCGCGCCGGATATCGCCGCCAGCGTAAGGGCCGTGCGTGAAGCCATGGCCGAGGGCTTGCGCGGCTAGGCAAGGCTCAGGCTTATCCAGCTTTACCAAAGGCGGGGCGCTCTGTTGCTGACAGAGCGTCCCGCCTTTGTACGTGCGTCTGCCGCGTGTGCGTCGTGCCGCCACCGGAGAGGCGGAAGCCGATACATTTTGCGATGGTATGCGGCCTTAAAAACGCCGTTACTGGAACCCCAGCCTCGGATCAGTGCACCCTTTCATCCATGCCAAACAATATAAAAGTTTTAGGGGGTGGGGGTGTGGGGGAGGAGACCCTTTTGCAAAAGGGTCCCTCCCCCACAAAGCATCTCACCTCCCCCACAAAGCATTTCCCTCCCCCCCCACAAAGCATTGCAACACACCAGTTCTCTACCTTCAGGCATCCTGCCTGTGCAGGCTCTGCCGCAGGGCCGTCATATTGGCGGAAAGCATGCCCCTGCGCCAGACCAGTTCCGTGGTGGCCGTGCACAGGGGGTGTTTGAGCGGATGCACGGAAAGAATGCCCTCGGTCCGGCAGAGGTGCAGCACTGATTCCGGCACAGCGCCCACGCCCATGCCGGCAATGACGCCGCCCACAATGGCGTGGTAGGAGGCCAGTTCCGCTATGCGTTCCGGCTCGCGGCCAAAGGCCCGAAACCAGTTGACCAGGCGGTTGCGGTAGGCGCAGCCGCCCTGAAAGGCCAGCACTGTCTTGCGGCCGATGTCGTCGGGGCAGCAAATGGGGGAGTGGCCTTCGGGCGCGATGACCACCAGTTCCTCGGCAAAGGCGTCCATGCGCTCCAGCCTGTCGTCCTCGGGCATGTCCACCACAAAGGCCGCGTCCAGCCTGTTTTCCAGCATGTCTTCATACAGCGAGCGGCTGGTGCCGATGACCAGTTCCAGCGCGATTTGCGGGTAGCCCGCGTGCAGCCGCGCCAGCACTTCAGGCAGGCGTACAGCCGCCGCGCTTTCCAGCGCGCCGATACGGAATTTGCCGCCGGGGACCATGCCCCTGACGCGGTCTTCCGCCTCATCCATCATGGCCAGTATCTTGCGGGCGTAGCCGTAGAGGGTGTGCGCCTTGTCCGTGGGGTAGAGGCGCTTTTTTTCCCGCAAAAAAAGCTGCACCCCCAGCTCTTCCTCCAGCTGGAGAATGCGCGTGGTCACGCCCGAGGGCACACGGTTCAGCTCCTTGGCCGCGGCGGTGATGCTGCCCGCTTCCATAACGCTGACAAGGGTTCGCAGGTCTGCCAGTTCCATATGTTCACCAATTTTGATGGTTATTGTTATTTTTATTCATTTGTAATGAATGTACCCATTATATACTCTGCTTGCAATGGCAAGCGGCGCGGTTTTCAGCGCTGCGTTCAACCTTGACGGTAGGCGGACATGAAAGAGACGTGGAAGTTTTTATGGCAGATGGCCATCCTGGCGGGCCTGTTCTGGGGTTCGGACTGGCTGGTGCGCACCGTGGGCCTGCCGGTGCCGGGCAATGTTTTTGGCATTGTGGTGCTTTTTTTTCTTTTGCTCACAGGCGTCATCAAGGAGCAACAGATCAGCACGGCGGCCAATTTTTTGCTCAAGCACATGGTGTTTTTCTTTGTGCCCGTGGCCGTGGGTCTCATGCAGTGGGGCGGCGTTTTTTATGAATATGGCTGGATATTGTTGATCGCCATTGTCATCAGCGCCATTTTGCCCTTGCTGACCGTGGGGCTGCTGGGCAGGGCATTGCGCCGCAGGGCAAGCAAGAGGGAGGGCGCGACATGCAATCCTACGCAAGCATAAGCACGGTGCTGTGCATACTTGGCACCTTGCTGGCCTATATGGCGGTGCGCACGCTGTACCTGCGTTACAAGCATCCCCTGCTGAATATCGTGGCTCTTGGAGCCGCCGCCGTGATAACTGTGCTGGTGGTTTTTGATATTCCCTACGCTGTTTACGAACCCTCGGCAAAAATCATGACAGCGTTCATCGGCCCGGCCACGGTTGCGCTGGCCCTGCCCCTGTACCGTTACCGCCACGTGCTCTTGCGCTACGCGCTTGCCATCATGGGCAGCGTGTGCGCGGGAACCTTTGTGGCCATGTTTTCGGCGGGTTTGCTGGCAAAGGTCGGCGGACTGCCGCAGGAAGTGGTCATATCCATTCTTCCCAAGAGCTCGTCCATTCCTTTTGCCATTGAGGTGGCGGGCATGTACGGCGGCATACCGTCGCTGACGGCGGCCTTTGTGGTGGCCACGGGCACGCTTGGTTCCCTTATCGGCGGGTGGACTTTGAATCTGGCGCGCGTGGCCGATCCCTTTGCCAGAGGGCTGGCCCTCGGCACGGTGTCCCATGCTCAGGGCACGGCGGCGGCCCTGCAGGAAGGGGAAGAAGCGGGGGCCATGGGCGGGCTGGCGCTCATACTTGCGGGTATTTTTACCGCAGCCCTGGTTCCTGTTGCGGTTTCGCTGCTGATGCGCGTTCCGGTTTTGGGTTAGCCGTAAGGCTCAATACGCTGAAATACATTGTGGGGGAGGGACCCTTTTAAAAAAGGGTCTCCTCCCCCACGCCCCCACCCCCTAAAATTTTTATTGTTTCTTAGTATGTTGCAAAAAATTTTTAGGTTTAAAGCGGGGGGCGGGCGGCTGGCCCGTGGCGTGCAAGAGGCGGTGCGTAATTTTTACTC belongs to Desulfovibrio sp. and includes:
- a CDS encoding cupin domain-containing protein, which translates into the protein MIYRADALDGFEKEMFGGPGTTKFTKIVNEEGLVGKGRLFNVVNLKPGCAIGSHKHNGELEIYYVLKGQGTYDDNGTSMQVKAGDVTVCNDGEVHGILNSGTEDLEMIALILFTK
- a CDS encoding mechanosensitive ion channel family protein gives rise to the protein MHSISRFLAFFLLILCCFMTEQRALAADAAAPQEPATTTEKPKQDNAAPAGVSPARSADTTPAPAARPEPPVAVPVSPEGAAPAASSSSVVPPAASASSATAPAASASSVTPPAESGAATSASQSEKAEKPEKKEPSKPKVEKKPAPKPKTDKKEAAAPKTDKGEARPAGTDKKEAQGDEQAAEPEEEKGGVLHDPWAMVWSNQHNMLDEVNAKALAMSDSFGDRAFNVSEKVQPFIEEARRLLVLSNTYKNWPNAMEAVSRRLTVTITEVNKILAPLMAARGESQALLERISYLADSLPEDLHDERLSPEMQEYIRSLAMTRLRLTAVLAQYDTALAPSLSLLNRLEKTREEIATQLPALWKDYYLQKPVPWLSASAWTDFSKQMTYSYQGMMLRIPVEVPITLESWGTAVLRFFVCLLFTGVITVMFSRRWLNEKSTPAVRHIFHVTLPWLCVGLALLGSSLSASGEFFRLFLAFGNLSLIVAQIYLAWDLRRLKYPEVQLERSPLWHLIPLTLCAYVLVYLPLVKPLVVLIWMALLIVDIVRMRRRKEQDLGPLHAETSVLETEPVVLWICLVMSIFGLHLYSMVLYLCFVSCSLALQLSLGGMSFVTTISEKLPQEGVRAALAHMAVALAAPVVLVVAFMGVTLWVGTLPGGLPLLQYYILRGVNVGATQFNILHLLMIVSAFYITRTAVSMGSRFLGRLPKQGLQIDATLIPPIQTAFSYALWCFFGLFVLKALGMELSNLAMVAGGLSVGIGFGMQTIVNNFLSGLILIFSRTLQAGDVVEVGGTQGRVRKISVRATMVETFDNALIIVPNSEFVASRLINWTRNSRTVRKEIKIGVAYGSDTAVVMRILLGTANANSNVLKYPPPAVNFADFGASTLDFSLTFWVRDYDVGSSTASDIRLEIEKEFRKQRIEVAFPQLDIHIKDIAPRLKSARPASEQPISRRPTRRPRRRPSAPAGADGATAKPAPSKAEDDEDES
- a CDS encoding DUF362 domain-containing protein, coding for MEKPSVSAHAVPVALARCEGYDRRSLDQLVGEVLDAARIAQSCSLKVGTKVLVKPNLLMGKSLACTSPGVVAAACRWLRDHGAQMAVADSPGFGRARSVARAIGLESALRPLGLDVRELDRPVPVTLPLPQGSRSAHTGKGGTRFHVARAVHECDFILSLPRVKAHSQMLLTFAVKNCFGCVSGLHKAVAHAREGRDPAYFADCLAALWAVLPPVAALADGGVAMHVTGPSGGKPFVLHLMGASASAVALDEALYAVFGLAPEAVPLGAALVRRKAQGSAASGTEVTFPLLRPENFDARGFELPRELSHTSFHPARFVQSCLRRIIAAVKK
- the thiE gene encoding thiamine phosphate synthase — translated: MPRILPGETDIYAITDSRLSLGRPLEEVASALLGAGVRILQYREKCFKGGEMLEECRLLRRLTKEAGACFIVNDHIDIAMLVKADGVHVGQEDLPVPEVRSLVGPDVIIGLSTHEPEQALAARGLGADYLGVGPIFATQTKEDVVAPVGFDYLDWVAANIDLSFVAIGGIKTHNIGDVARHGARCCCLVSELVGAPDIAASVRAVREAMAEGLRG
- a CDS encoding LysR family transcriptional regulator translates to MELADLRTLVSVMEAGSITAAAKELNRVPSGVTTRILQLEEELGVQLFLREKKRLYPTDKAHTLYGYARKILAMMDEAEDRVRGMVPGGKFRIGALESAAAVRLPEVLARLHAGYPQIALELVIGTSRSLYEDMLENRLDAAFVVDMPEDDRLERMDAFAEELVVIAPEGHSPICCPDDIGRKTVLAFQGGCAYRNRLVNWFRAFGREPERIAELASYHAIVGGVIAGMGVGAVPESVLHLCRTEGILSVHPLKHPLCTATTELVWRRGMLSANMTALRQSLHRQDA
- a CDS encoding CidA/LrgA family protein; its protein translation is MKETWKFLWQMAILAGLFWGSDWLVRTVGLPVPGNVFGIVVLFFLLLTGVIKEQQISTAANFLLKHMVFFFVPVAVGLMQWGGVFYEYGWILLIAIVISAILPLLTVGLLGRALRRRASKREGATCNPTQA
- a CDS encoding LrgB family protein, which produces MQSYASISTVLCILGTLLAYMAVRTLYLRYKHPLLNIVALGAAAVITVLVVFDIPYAVYEPSAKIMTAFIGPATVALALPLYRYRHVLLRYALAIMGSVCAGTFVAMFSAGLLAKVGGLPQEVVISILPKSSSIPFAIEVAGMYGGIPSLTAAFVVATGTLGSLIGGWTLNLARVADPFARGLALGTVSHAQGTAAALQEGEEAGAMGGLALILAGIFTAALVPVAVSLLMRVPVLG